In Odocoileus virginianus isolate 20LAN1187 ecotype Illinois chromosome 5, Ovbor_1.2, whole genome shotgun sequence, a single window of DNA contains:
- the RXFP4 gene encoding relaxin-3 receptor 2, which yields MPTPNTSAPLPAFWVNASGGSMLSAADATMPVGFLALRVSVALAYGLVGAVGLLGNLAVLWVLGKCARRAPCPPSDTFVFNLALADLGLALTLPFWAAESALDFHWPFGGALCKIVLTATVLNIYASIFFITALSVARYWVVALAAGPGTHLSLFWARVAALATWVAAALVTVPTAVFGAEGEVSGVRLCLLRFPSRYWLGAYQLQRVVLAFMVPLGIITTSYLLLLAFLRRRHRRWRDSRGVAHSIRILLASFFLCWSPNHVVTLWGVLVKFELVPWDSTFYTVHTYVSPVTTCLAHANSCLNPVLYCLLRREPRQALADAFRELRARLWPQGRGWVEQVALKEMGRRWMESTPQEGGLSTMLTNLDKGTPG from the coding sequence ATGCCCACGCCCAACACCTCTGCCCCCCTGCCCGCTTTCTGGGTCAACGCCTCTGGAGGCAGCATGCTGAGTGCTGCTGATGCCACGATGCCTGTTGGATTCCTAGCCCTGAGGGTCTCAGTGGCCCTGGCCTATGGGCTTGTGGGGGCTGTCGGCTTGCTGGGAAATTTGGCCGTGCTGTGGGTGCTGGGTAAATGTGCTCGGCGAGCCCCTTGCCCACCTTCTGACACTTTTGTCTTCAATCTGGCTCTGGCAGACCTGGGGCTGGCACTCACCCTCCCCTTCTGGGCAGCCGAGTCGGCACTGGACTTCCACTGGCCCTTCGGAGGTGCCCTCTGCAAGATAGTCCTAACGGCCACCGTCCTCAACATCTACGCCAGCATCTTCTTCATCACAGCATTGAGTGTCGCCCGGTACTGGGTGGTGGCCCTGGCTGCAGGACCAGGCACACACCTCTCACTCTTCTGGGCCCGCGTGGCCGCCCTGGCCACGTGGGTGGCGGCTGCTCTGGTGACGGTGCCCACAGCTGTCTTTGGGGCCGAGGGCGAGGTGAGTGGCGTGCGCCTGTGCCTGCTGCGTTTCCCCAGCAGGTATTGGCTGGGGGCCTACCAGCTGCAGAGGGTGGTCCTGGCCTTCATGGTGCCACTGGGCATCATCACCACCAGctacctgctgctgctggctTTCCTGCGGCGACGGCACCGGCGATGGCGGGACAGCAGGGGCGTGGCCCACTCCATCCGCATCCTTCTGGCCTCCTTCTTCCTCTGCTGGTCCCCCAACCATGTGGTCACCCTCTGGGGTGTCCTGGTGAAGTTTGAGCTGGTGCCCTGGGACAGCACTTTCTACACTGTCCACACCTATGTCTCTCCCGTCACCACCTGCCTGGCGCACGCCAACAGCTGCCTCAACCCCGTGCTGTACTGCCTTCTCAGGCGGGAGCCCCGGCAGGCCCTGGCAGACGCCTTCAGGGAGCTGCGAGCAAGGCTGTGGCCCCAGGGTCGGGGCTGGGTGGAACAGGTGGCCCTAAAGGAAATGGGCAGGCGGTGGATGGAGAGCACCCCTCAGGAGGGTGGCCTTTCTACCATGCTCACCAACCTGGACAAAGGGACACCTGGGTGA